A genomic region of Caenorhabditis elegans chromosome V contains the following coding sequences:
- the cyp-35B2 gene encoding CYtochrome P450 family (Confirmed by transcript evidence), with translation MIVILLLTTLIAFLVARQYQKAKKLPPGPVSLPLIGNIPQLVYYIWREKGVVPAFDLFRQIYGDVFTIWLGPIPHVSICDYDTSQEVFVKNGSRLIDRFLPPVFLHLSNNLGLVSANGEVWAEMRRFTLLAFRNIGVGRDSMEERILEELDARCEEIDADAVNGKTVVQTSDFFDLAVGSIINNTLIGKRFNAHNKDEFMKLKKMMDSASDLFTIFDLTAPVWMLKILVPKRCERILGVQEEILNFVSREANERYEQLKSGEYTVNAENPHDFVEAYFAKMEEEKRHGGPTPYTMKCLKHVIGDLWLAGQDTTTTTLVSGFNQLVNHPEVIRKCREEILRITENGSRPLQLKDRAESHYLNATITEIQRHASILNVNFWRLINEPTNVKGYEIDSGTVMTAQLGALHVNNDIFKNADKFYPERFIENGKLLNQVIPFGIGKRSCVGENLARSELYLLTGNLLLRYNIRPHGSLPSTADQLPYSAGKMPDKNVHLEFVKL, from the exons ATGATTGTTATTCTACTTCTCACAACCTTGATTGCGTTTCTGGTAGCTAGACAATATCAGAAAGCGAAAAAACTTCCACCAGGGCCAGTATCTCTTCCACTTATTGGAAATATTCCTCAATTGGTTTACTATATTTGGAGAGAAAAAGGAGTTGTGCCAGCGTTTGATCTATTCAGACAG ATTTATGGAGATGTTTTCACTATTTGGCTTGGCCCGATCCCTCATGTCAGCATCTGCGATTATGATACGTCGCAGGAAGTTTTCGTGAAGAATGGGAGCAGGCTTATAGATCGGTTCCTCCCGCCTGTTTTCTTACATTTAAGCA ataatcttGGTTTGGTTAGTGCAAATGGCGAAGTGTGGGCTGAAATGCGAAGATTCACGTTGTTAGCATTCAGAAATATTGGGGTTGGGAGAGATTCGATGGAGGAGAgaattttggaagaattgGATGCAAG ATGCGAGGAAATTGATGCTGATGCTGTAAATGGGAAAACCGTTGTTCAAACTTCCGATTTCTTTGACCTTGCCGTTGGTAGTATTATCAACAACACTCTGATTGGAAAGCGTTTCAACGCACATAACAAAGATGAAttcatgaaattgaaaaagatgaTGGACTCGGCTTCAGACTTATTCACTATTTTCGATTTAACCGCTCCGGTTTGGATGCTGAAGATATTAGTCCCAAAGAGATGTGAAAGGATTCTGGGAGTTCAGGaagaaattctcaatttcgtATCCCGAGAAGCTAACGAACGTTATGAGCAGCTGAAAAGTGGAGAGTATACTGTGAACGCTGAGAATCCGCATGATTTCGTTGAAGCTTACTTTGCAAAGATGGAGGAAGAGAAACGGCACGGAGGACCTACGCCGTACAcaatgaaatgtttgaaacatgTTATCGGAGATCTGTGGCTAGCTGGACAAGATACTACAACAACGACATTGGTTTCAGGATTCAATCAACTTGTTAACCATCCAGAAGTTATCAGAAAATGCAGAGAAGAAATTCTGAGAATCACGGAAAATGGCTCACGTCCACTTCAGCTAAAAGACAGAGCTGAATCTCATTACCTCAACGCTACAATTACTGAAATTCAACGCCACGCTTCAATTTTAAACGTCAACTTTTGGAGACTGATAAATGAGCCCACAAATGTAAAAGGATACGAGATTGATTCGGGAACAGTCATGACAGCCCAACTTGGAGCCCTCCACGTAAACaacgatattttcaaaaacgccGACAAGTTCTATCCGGAGAGAttcattgaaaatggaaaacttttgaatcaaGTTATCCCGTTTGGAATCGGAAAACGATCTTGCGTTGGGGAGAATCTCGCAAGATCAGAATTGTATTTA ctGACTGGAAACCTATTGCTCCGGTATAATATCAGACCACATGGATCGTTACCTTCAACAGCTGACCAGTTGCCATATAGTGCCGGAAAAATGCCcgataaaaatgttcatttagAGTTTGTTAAATTGTAA
- the cyp-35B3 gene encoding CYtochrome P450 family (Partially confirmed by transcript evidence), with product MIILIFITTLLTFLIVRQNQLSKKLPPGPIAFPIIGNIPQVAYYVWKTEGMVPALDLFRKTYGNVFTIWLGPIPHVSICDYETSQEVFVKNGNKFKDRLLPPIFIHVSENLGLLTANGDSWAEMRGFTLLAFRNMGVGKDLMEKRILDELNARCAEIDADAVNGKTIVKISDFFDLTVGSVINSTLVGKRFEAHNKDEFLHLKKIIHVSSDIFTTFDMTVPVWVLKTFFPGRFARSVEIQEEVLKYVSREASKRYDKMKLGEYTPSSEDPQDFVEAFLAKIDQEEQTGGPTHFTMRCLNQVIADLWLAGQDTTATTLVSGFNQLVNNPEVMRKCREEIMKITENGYRPLQLKDRAETHYLNATIAEIQRHASILNVNFWRLVHEPTIVNGYEIDAGAVITSQLGALHVNNDIFKDPSKFYPERFIENGKLLNQIIPFGIGKRSCVGENIARSELYLMIGNLLLRYDIKPHGSLPSLDDKLPYSVGKMPDKTVELEFVKL from the exons atgattattttgatCTTCATCACTACCTTATTAACTTTTCTGATAGTCAGACAAAACCAACTATCCAAAAAACTCCCACCGGGTCCCATAGCTTTTCCCATAATCGGAAATATTCCTCAAGTGGCTTATTATGTCTGGAAGACGGAGGGAATGGTGCCAGCACTTGATTTATTTAGAaag ACTTATGGAAATGTATTTACAATTTGGCTCGGCCCAATCCCTCATGTGAGCATTTGTGATTATGAAACGTCGCAagaagtttttgtgaaaaatggaaacaagTTCAAAGACCGCCTTTTGCCgccaatttttattcatgtCAGTG aaaatctaggATTGCTCACTGCAAATGGAGATTCGTGGGCAGAAATGAGAGGGTTCACATTATTGGCGTTCAGAAATATGGGTGTTGGTAAGGATTTGATGGAGAAGAGAATTTTGGATGAGCTGAATGCAAG ATGTGCTGAAATTGATGCGGATGCTGTAAATGGAAAGACAATTGTAAAGATTTCTGATTTCTTTGACCTAACTGTTGGCAGTGTTATCAATAGCACCTTGGTTGGAAAACGATTTGAAGCACATAACAAGGACGAATTTCTccatctcaaaaaaataattcatgtCTCATCTGATATTTTTACAACATTTGATATGACAGTGCCAGTTTGGGTGTTGAAGACGTTCTTCCCGGGACGGTTTGCTAGAAGTGTGGAAATTCAAGAGGAGGTTCTTAAGTATGTATCTCGCGAAGCTTCAAAACGCTATGACAAGATGAAACTAGGAGAATACACTCCTAGTTCAGAAGATCCCCAGGATTTTGTTGAAGCTTTCCTGGCAAAGATAGATCAGGAAGAACAAACTGGAGGTCCTACACACTTTACGATGAGGTGTTTGAATCAGGTTATTGCGGATCTTTGGCTAGCTGGACAGGATACTACCGCGACAACTTTGGTCTCTGGTTTCAATCAACTTGTTAACAATCCGGAGGTTATGCGCAAGTGTCGTGAGGAGATTATGAAGATTACAGAAAACGGTTATCGTCCACTTCAGTTGAAAGACAGAGCTGAAACTCATTACCTAAATGCAACGATTGCTGAAATTCAACGTCACGCTTCAATTTTGAATGTCAACTTTTGGAGGCTTGTTCATGAGCCGACAATTGTGAATGGTTATGAAATTGACGCCGGAGCAGTTATCACCTCCCAACTTGGAGCTCTCCATGTAAATAACGATATCTTCAAGGATCCCTCCAAGTTCTATCCGGAgagatttattgaaaacggGAAACTTCTTAATCAAATAATCCCATTTGGAATTGGAAAACGATCATGCGTCGGTGAGAATATCGCCAGATCTGAATTGTATTTA atgattGGAAACTTATTGCTCCGATATGACATCAAACCCCATGGCTCGTTACCTTCCTTAGATGACAAGCTGCCTTATAGTGTCGGAAAAATGCCCGATAAAACTGTTGAATTAGAGTTTGTTAAGTTGTAA
- the dach-1 gene encoding CYtochrome P450 family (Confirmed by transcript evidence), translating to MLLILLFTTVLAILIIHQWIKRRNLPNGPTPIPIIGNLHQLFYLYWKHGGAVSAYRQLEQTYGKVFTVWIGPLPTVYISDYDLAHETHIKKSNIFGARFAVGALNYIREGRGIVASNGEFWQEHRRFALTTLRNFGLGRNLMEEKIMEEYRYRFAQTGNGNNNKSSIETNSSMFFDLLIGSIINQLLISERFEQGDPEFEKLKESLSIGLEKFGVLDIFLPDWIMNAWWMKWRMDDILGPFSWIHRLSQRNVQRRMEQIESGEHVIDGDGTDFMDTYINKIEKDKREGVDSTFTLETLAIDMYDLWIAGQETTSTTLSWACACLLNHPEVVKIAREELVHLTGGHRSISLTDKTSTPYLNAVINEVQRIASILNVNIFRQTSEDTTVNGQPIAAGTALTTHLSLIHTDENLFQNHTEFRPERFLENNNLEKKLIPFGIGKRACLGESLARAELYLVTGNMILDYDLQPIGEVPQIKTTSPCGIMKRPPVYSLRFVPVHHA from the exons ATGCttctaattttattatttactACTGTTCTGGCAATTTTGATAATTCATCAGTGGATTAAAAGAAGAAATCTTCCTAATG GACCAACTCCAATCCcaataattggaaatttacaCCAACTTTTTTACCTTTACTGGAAACATGGAGGAGCTGTGTCAGCTTATCGTCAGTTGGAGCAAACTTACGGGAAAGTTTTCACTGTTTGGATAGGCCCACTCCCTACAGTCTACATTTCTGACTATGACCTGGCCCATGAAACTCATATCAAGAAATCCAATATTTTCGGAGCACGATTTGCAGTTGGAGCTCTGAATTATATCAGAGAGGGCAGAGGAATTGTGGCTTCGAATGGAGAGTTTTGGCAAGAGCATCGACGGTTTGCACTGACCACTCTAAGGAATTTCGGATTGGGAAGAAATTTGATGGAGGAGAAGATTATGGAAGAATATAGATATAG ATTCGCTCAAACCGGAAAcggcaacaacaacaaaagcTCGATCGAAACCAATtcatcaatgttttttgatCTCCTCATCGGCAGTATTATCAATCAACTTCTTATCAGTGAACGATTTGAACAG GGTGAcccagaatttgaaaaactgaaagagaGCCTGTCGATTGGTCTGGAAAAGTTTGGAGTTTTGGATATATTTTTGCCAGATTGGATAATGAATGCGTGGTGGATGAAATGGAGAATGGATGACATTTTAGGTCCATTTAGTTGGATTCATAGGCTTTCGCAAAGAAATGTGCAGAGAAG aatggAACAAATCGAAAGTGGTGAGCATGTCATCGATGGTGACGGTACTGATTTTATGGACACTTATATCAATAAAATCGAGAAAGATAAAAGAGAAGGCGTCGATTCTACATTCAC CCTAGAAACTTTGGCTATCGATATGTACGACCTGTGGATTGCTGGCCAAGAAACCACTTCTACAACTCTATCATGGGCCTGCGCCTGTCTTCTGAACCATCCGGAAGTTGTGAAAATTGCACGAGAAGAGCTGGTCCATTTGACTGGAGGGCATCGGAGTATTTCATTGACTGACAAAACTTCAACGCCTTATCTCAATGCTGTTATTAAT gaagTTCAACGAATTGCTTCAATTCTCAACGTGAACATTTTCCGTCAAACATCCGAGGATACAACTGTCAACGGACAACCTATTGCTGCAGGAACCGCTCTGACCACACATTTATCTTTAATTCATACTGACGAGAATCTGTTTCAAAATCACACCGAATTCCGGCCGGAGCGCTTTTTGGAGAATAATAACCTGGAGAAGAAGCTGATCCCATTTGGAATCGGAAAACGTGCATGCCTCGGAGAATCATTGGCTCGAGCTGAGCTCTACTTAGTAACCGGAAATATGATCTTGGACTATGATCTTCAGCCGATCGGAGAAGTTCCTCAAATCAAGACGACGTCACCATGCGGAATTATGAAGCGGCCACCAGTCTATAGTCTGCGATTTGTACCTGTTCATCACGCGTGA
- the str-247 gene encoding Seven TM Receptor (Partially confirmed by transcript evidence): protein MFSSSREIFQRTCAFFGIFNNSILALLILYRSPKKLGNYKFLMMYISIFETLYSLLDFSTIPEIFSKDYVFLIIIEKRLTVLPNFLLQCALIIFGSLFGMSMAIFAIHFVYRYLVMTGSQFIKTHHLLKVLGLIGFTLCMGVAWSFLHSSYHPIPQADIFLDVEYLKPRNLQLTEISYSGPCFQVQDEKGVLRMNWDVVGTTGVMILLISLSFSTVFYCGISIYKNIKSMTSMRSSLDQSLQSQLFYALVFQTLIPVILMHIPASFGFLVSIFGNSIQLFGQLPTFSIFLFPMLDPLPNFFIIRSYRQAITEFFGCILSTTSSHKTDSNHKLEMRPRAAAIVVN, encoded by the exons ATGTTCTCAAGCTCtcgtgaaatttttcaacgaacTTGCgcgttttttggaatttttaacaaCTCCATTCTGGCGCTACTGATCTTGTATAGATCCCCAAAAAAGTTGGGCaactacaagtttttgatgatgtacatctcgatttttgaaacccTGTACTCCCTGCTAGACTTTTCGACGATCCCGGAGATATTCAGCAAAGACTACgtgtttttgataattattgaaaagcgATTGAcagttttgccaaattttttattgcaatgcGCTTTGA TTATCTTCGGCAGTCTTTTCGGGATGTCCATGGCGATTTTCGCTATTCATTTTGTCTATAGATACCTAGTTATGACTGG AAGCCAGTTCATCAAAACCCATCATCTTTTAAAAGTTCTTGGCCTAATTGGGTTCACACTTTGCATGGGCGTCGCCTGGAGTTTCCTCCACAGTTCATATCACCCAATTCCTCAGGCCGATATTTTTCTTGACGTGGAATATTTGAAACCAAGAAACTTACAACTTACCGAAATAAGCTACTCGGGCCCATGTTTTCAAGTTCAAGACGAGAAAGGCGTTCTCCGGATGAATTGGGATGTAGTTGGAACTACTGGAGTTATGATTCTACTCATT AGTCTCAGTTTTTCAACAGTCTTCTACTGCGGCATTTCCATCTACAAGAACATCAAATCAATGACTTCAATGAGATCCTCCCTGGACCAATCCCTCCAATCTCAACTGTTCTACGCCCTTGTATTTCAAACCCTCATCCCAGTTATCTTAATGCATATTCCTGCAAGTTTTGGGTTCCTTGTCTCAATTTTCGGTAATTCCATTCAACTCTTCGGACAGCTCCctactttctcaattttcttgttCCCAATGCTGGATCCACtcccaaactttttcattaTCCGAAGCTACCGCCAGGCTATTACAG aatttttcggaTGCATACTGTCTACGACTTCCAGCCATAAAACTGACTCAAATCATAAACTGGAAATGCGACCAAGAGCTGCTGCAATTGTTGTAAATTGA
- the cyp-34A5 gene encoding CYtochrome P450 family (Confirmed by transcript evidence), translating into MFLILILTSILTYFSINLWRGRRRNPKGPLPLPLIGNLHQLIYNSWKTGGMVAGFQEFKKHYGKFFTLWFGPIPIVFIADYDIAYETHVKRANVFGHRFTIGGMDYIREGRGIVGSNGDFWQEHRRFALTTLRNFGVGRNIMEDKIMDEYRYRIQDFSKTHGKNGVIEVNATTMFDLLVGSIINRMLVSERFEQGDQDFEKLKMYLTKALEELSIFDSFTPLWLLKSRILRWRTKVTMAPFDFVYELVKNGIQKRTSEIKNGSHVISEEGDDFVDAFLIKIEKDKKEGIDSTFTLETLAIDLFDLWLAGQETTSTTLTWAGTCLLNHPEVVEKLRKELIQITGGTRSVSLTDRAQTPYLTAVVNEVQRISSILNVNIFRQLQEDSHIDGQPIASGSVVTTQLAMIHTDEDLFKDHTKFDPERFIENNNLDKKLIPFGIGKRSCPGESLARAELYLIIGNLVLDFNLEAVGVKPEIKTSTPFGLMKRPPNYNIRLIPVSH; encoded by the exons atgtttctaattttaattttaacctCAATTCTGacgtatttttcaattaatctcTGGAGAGGCAGACGAAGGAACCCGAAAG gtCCGTTACCTCTGCCACTAATTGGAAACTTACATCAACTCATTTATAATTCATGGAAAACTGGTGGAATGGTAGCTGGTTTCcaggaatttaaaaaacattacgGAAAATTCTTCACGCTATGGTTTGGTCCTATTCCCATAGTTTTCATTGCCGACTATGACATTGCCTATGAGACTCATGTGAAAAGAGCCAACGTTTTCGGGCACAGGTTCACTATTGGAGGAATGGATTATATCAGAGAGGGTCGGGGAATTGTTGGATCAAACGGAGATTTTTGGCAGGAACATCGGCGGTTTGCACTGACTACACTGAGGAATTTTGGTGTGGGGAGAAATATTATGGAGGATAAGATAATGGATGAGTATAGATACAG aattcaAGACTTCTCAAAAACTCACGGTAAAAACGGAGTTATCGAGGTGAATGCTACAACAATGTTCGACCTACTTGTCGGTTCTATTATTAACCGTATGCTAGTTTCTGAACGATTTGAGCAGGGAGATCAGGATTTTGAAAAGCTAAAAATGTACCTTACAAAGGCTCTGGAAGaactctcaatttttgattcgTTCACACCTTTGTGGCTGTTAAAGTCAAGAATTCTAAGATGGCGAACTAAAGTTACGATGGCTCCATTCGATTTTGTGTATGAACTTGTCAAGAATGGAATTCAGAAAag AACAAgcgaaattaaaaatggaagCCACGTCATAAGTGAGGAGGGTGATGATTTCGTCGACGCATTCCTGATTAAAATCGAGAAAGACAAAAAGGAAGGGATCGACTCCACTTTCAC ACTGGAAACCTTAGCTATTGACCTGTTCGACTTGTGGCTAGCTGGACAGGAGACAACTTCAACGACCTTGACGTGGGCAGGCACGTGCCTTCTGAATCATCCAGAAGTTGTAGAGAAGCTGAGGAAAGAGCTGATTCAAATAACTGGTGGAACTCGTAGTGTATCGTTGACTGATCGAGCACAAACTCCTTATTTGACTGCGGTTGTTAAT GAGGTTCAAAGAATATCTTCAATTCTAAATGTAAACATTTTCCGTCAACTCCAAGAAGACTCTCATATCGACGGACAACCAATCGCGTCTGGTTCAGTCGTGACAACTCAACTTGCAATGATTCACACTGATGAAGATTTGTTCAAAGATCATACTAAATTTGATCCGGAAAGATTCATCGAGAATAATAATTTGGATAAAAAGCTGATACCATTTGGAATTGGGAAACGATCATGCCCCGGAGAGTCGTTGGCTAGAGCCGAGCTGTATTTG ATAATTGGAAACTTGGTTTTGGACTTCAACTTGGAAGCAGTCGGAGTTAAACCAGAGATCAAGACTTCTACGCCGTTTGGATTGATGAAAAGGCCTCCTAATTATAATATCAGATTGATTCCGGTTTCTCATTAA